A genomic stretch from Croceibacterium aestuarii includes:
- a CDS encoding DUF418 domain-containing protein, protein MASTSPDRILTLDVIRGVAVMGIFSVNVVGMAMIESAYFYPPDYGFDHGYDKLMWALNSILVDGRWRSLFSILFGASTILVIERGVAAGKAGWQVHYPRMIVLLGFGLAHFYLLWWGDILANYAMVGMIAYLFWRLDKKWLLLLSIAILLFVNVSQFAGVIPQMLMAERVRAGEGTSEEQKRIAQLLAPDPDLPRKIAEDKASHASIPAHVAASTREDVRWEPFEGVFGYGIETLGLMLLGMAAYKSGFLTGAWSRRSYWIVVAACLVPDLALHTYGAVASIKADFDPVTYYPWTRLFVSPFHSVGAVGYAALIILLFGHRSAIADHFSAVGRAAFTNYLGSTIVGTLVFYGTFGGLYGKVSRGEAWLLVPVVWAIMLLWSKWWLERYRYGPFEWVWRSLSRWEVQPMRKRVAPT, encoded by the coding sequence ATGGCATCGACTTCGCCGGACCGGATACTGACGCTCGACGTCATTCGCGGCGTCGCCGTAATGGGCATCTTTTCGGTCAACGTCGTCGGCATGGCGATGATCGAAAGCGCCTATTTCTACCCACCCGATTACGGGTTCGACCACGGCTACGACAAGCTGATGTGGGCGCTCAACTCAATCCTGGTCGACGGGCGCTGGCGGTCGCTGTTCTCGATCCTGTTCGGCGCCTCGACGATCCTGGTGATCGAGCGCGGGGTGGCCGCGGGCAAGGCGGGCTGGCAGGTGCACTATCCGCGAATGATCGTGCTGCTCGGCTTCGGTCTTGCCCACTTCTACCTGCTGTGGTGGGGCGATATCCTGGCCAATTACGCGATGGTCGGGATGATCGCGTACCTGTTCTGGCGGCTCGACAAGAAGTGGCTGCTGCTGCTTTCGATCGCCATCCTGCTCTTCGTCAACGTATCGCAATTCGCCGGGGTCATCCCGCAGATGCTGATGGCTGAACGGGTGCGGGCAGGCGAAGGTACGTCCGAAGAGCAAAAGCGGATCGCGCAGCTGCTGGCGCCCGATCCCGACCTGCCCAGGAAGATCGCCGAGGACAAAGCCAGCCACGCATCGATCCCCGCACACGTCGCAGCCTCGACCCGGGAGGATGTGCGGTGGGAGCCGTTCGAAGGCGTCTTCGGTTATGGGATCGAGACGCTCGGCCTCATGCTGCTCGGCATGGCGGCCTACAAGTCAGGATTCCTCACAGGAGCATGGAGCAGGCGAAGCTACTGGATCGTCGTCGCGGCATGCCTCGTGCCGGACCTCGCGCTGCATACCTACGGCGCAGTGGCTTCGATCAAGGCCGATTTCGATCCGGTAACCTACTATCCCTGGACCCGGCTTTTCGTGAGTCCTTTCCACTCGGTCGGAGCGGTCGGCTATGCCGCGCTGATCATCTTGCTGTTCGGCCATCGCAGCGCAATCGCCGATCACTTCTCCGCGGTCGGCCGCGCCGCCTTCACCAACTACCTCGGCTCGACCATCGTCGGCACGCTGGTGTTCTACGGCACGTTCGGCGGTCTCTACGGCAAGGTGTCGCGCGGTGAGGCCTGGCTGCTGGTGCCGGTGGTCTGGGCGATCATGCTGCTGTGGTCGAAATGGTGGCTCGAGCGCTATCGCTACGGACCCTTCGAATGGGTCTGGCGCAGCCTCTCGCGCTGGGAGGTGCAGCCGATGCGCAAGCGGGTCGCCCCCACCTAG
- the purL gene encoding phosphoribosylformylglycinamidine synthase subunit PurL — translation MTEITPEIVAEHGLSPEEYAIVVQRLNREPNLVELGIFSVMWSEHCSYKSSRLHLKKLPTEAPWVICGPGENAGVIDIGDNQAAIFKMESHNHPSYIEPYQGAATGVGGILRDVFTMGARPVANLNALRFGRPEHPKMKHLVQGVVAGIGGYGNCVGVPTVGGETNFDPAYDGNILVNAMTVGVADQDKIFYSAATGVGNPIVYVGSKTGRDGIHGATMASADFAEDAEEKRPTVQVGDPFTEKLLIEACLELMATDAIVAIQDMGAAGLTSSSVEMASKGGAGIRLDMDKVPCREEGMTPYEMMLSESQERMLMVLKPGREAEAEAIFTKWELDFAVIGEVTDTGHMVLEFGGEVVCDIPLGPLADDAPEYDRPCLSKDEYKTWAKIAPMTDRPDTDDVGGDLLKLLASPNLSSRKWIAEQYDSQVGADTLQTGGDAGVVRVHGTRKALAMTTDCTPRYVFADPYEGGKQAIAEAYRNLCAVGARPLAVTNCLNFANPQRPEIMAQFVHALQGMGTACRVLDFPIVSGNVSLYNESKATGGGSAILPTPAIGGVGLIDDYDRMMTMPFKAAGEAIYLIWPEAWATPDPERSHLGKSLWLKEIHGRDEGRTPPTDLTLEKAAGGIVRDLIADGLVSAVHDVSDGGIAIALAEMAMAGGLGAQIEKHPDYTEAQWWFGEDQGRYIVTVPDTDALNRALATGTENEDTALVGFRRLGTVGGDTLFGIPLDDLKEAYESFFRTWMAS, via the coding sequence ATGACCGAGATCACGCCAGAAATCGTGGCCGAGCATGGCCTCAGCCCCGAAGAATACGCCATCGTTGTTCAGCGGCTGAATCGCGAGCCCAACCTGGTCGAACTGGGCATCTTCTCGGTCATGTGGTCCGAACACTGCTCGTACAAGTCGAGCCGCCTCCACCTCAAGAAGCTGCCGACCGAGGCGCCATGGGTGATTTGCGGACCGGGCGAGAATGCCGGGGTCATCGACATCGGCGATAACCAGGCGGCAATCTTCAAGATGGAGAGCCACAACCACCCCAGTTACATCGAGCCCTACCAGGGCGCGGCGACCGGGGTCGGCGGCATCCTGCGCGACGTGTTCACCATGGGCGCCCGGCCCGTCGCAAACCTCAACGCGCTGCGCTTCGGCCGGCCCGAACATCCCAAGATGAAGCACCTCGTGCAGGGCGTCGTCGCGGGCATCGGCGGCTACGGCAACTGCGTGGGGGTTCCGACGGTGGGCGGCGAGACCAACTTCGACCCGGCCTACGACGGCAACATCCTGGTCAATGCGATGACCGTGGGCGTCGCCGACCAGGACAAGATATTCTACTCGGCCGCGACCGGCGTGGGCAATCCGATCGTCTATGTCGGCTCCAAGACCGGCCGCGACGGGATTCACGGCGCGACCATGGCCAGTGCCGACTTCGCCGAGGATGCCGAGGAGAAGCGTCCGACCGTCCAGGTCGGCGATCCTTTCACGGAGAAGCTGCTGATCGAGGCCTGTCTCGAACTCATGGCGACCGACGCCATCGTCGCGATCCAGGACATGGGCGCCGCCGGGCTGACCAGTTCGAGTGTCGAGATGGCTAGCAAGGGCGGCGCCGGCATTCGCCTCGACATGGACAAGGTGCCGTGCCGCGAAGAGGGCATGACCCCCTACGAGATGATGCTGAGCGAGAGCCAGGAGCGCATGCTGATGGTGCTCAAGCCCGGCCGCGAGGCCGAGGCCGAAGCGATCTTCACCAAGTGGGAGCTCGATTTCGCGGTCATCGGCGAAGTCACCGACACCGGGCACATGGTGCTCGAGTTCGGCGGCGAGGTGGTCTGCGACATCCCGCTCGGCCCGCTCGCCGACGACGCACCCGAGTATGACCGTCCGTGCCTGTCGAAGGACGAGTACAAGACCTGGGCCAAGATCGCGCCGATGACCGACCGGCCCGATACCGACGACGTCGGCGGCGACCTGCTCAAGTTGCTCGCCAGCCCCAATCTGTCCTCGCGCAAGTGGATTGCCGAGCAGTACGACAGCCAGGTCGGAGCCGACACGCTGCAGACAGGCGGCGACGCGGGCGTGGTCCGCGTCCACGGCACCAGGAAGGCGCTGGCAATGACCACCGACTGCACCCCGCGCTATGTCTTCGCCGATCCCTACGAGGGCGGAAAACAGGCGATTGCCGAGGCTTATCGCAATCTCTGCGCAGTCGGTGCGAGACCCCTGGCCGTGACCAACTGCCTCAACTTCGCCAATCCCCAACGGCCCGAGATCATGGCCCAGTTCGTCCACGCGCTCCAAGGCATGGGCACGGCCTGCCGCGTGCTCGACTTCCCGATCGTGTCCGGCAACGTCAGCCTCTATAACGAAAGCAAGGCGACTGGCGGGGGCAGCGCGATCCTGCCGACCCCGGCGATCGGCGGCGTTGGACTGATCGACGACTACGACCGCATGATGACCATGCCCTTCAAGGCGGCGGGCGAAGCGATCTACCTGATCTGGCCCGAGGCCTGGGCGACACCCGATCCGGAACGCTCGCATCTCGGCAAATCGCTGTGGCTCAAGGAAATCCACGGCCGCGACGAGGGCCGCACCCCGCCTACCGACCTGACGCTGGAAAAAGCCGCCGGGGGAATCGTGCGCGACCTCATTGCCGACGGGTTGGTCAGCGCTGTGCACGACGTCTCGGATGGCGGCATCGCCATCGCGCTTGCGGAGATGGCCATGGCGGGCGGACTCGGCGCCCAGATCGAAAAGCATCCGGACTACACCGAAGCGCAATGGTGGTTCGGGGAGGACCAGGGCCGCTACATCGTCACCGTCCCCGATACCGATGCGCTCAATCGTGCCCTCGCCACAGGCACCGAAAACGAGGACACGGCGCTGGTCGGTTTTCGCCGCCTCGGCACGGTCGGCGGCGACACGCTGTTCGGCATTCCCCTCGATGACCTCAAAGAGGCGTACGAAAGCTTCTTTCGCACCTGGATGGCGAGCTAA
- the miaA gene encoding tRNA (adenosine(37)-N6)-dimethylallyltransferase MiaA — MSTGDVSTKPVALIAGPTASGKSDLAIELALTLDRPCVVINADSAQVYSDLRVLSARPSEAETRGVAHRLFGAWDGAEPCSAADWAARAKREIEDAHLAGQVPILVGGTGLYIRTLLDGIAPVPRIDPAVRAAVRALPVAAAYAALTAEDPQRAAVLKPADTTRVARALEVVRSTGKPLAHWQQQRVGGIGPVIDLHPLVLLPPREWLFERCDRRFALMLENGAVEEVETLLERDLPAASPVMRAIGVPEIAGMLRGEWSREEAVARGRQTTRNYAKRQYTWFRNQPSQEWPRCQSERCSMEAHFERLFAF, encoded by the coding sequence ATGAGCACAGGGGACGTCTCCACAAAACCGGTCGCGCTCATTGCAGGGCCGACGGCGAGCGGCAAGAGCGATCTGGCCATCGAGCTGGCGCTCACGCTGGATCGCCCCTGTGTGGTGATCAACGCCGACAGCGCCCAGGTCTACAGCGACCTGCGGGTCCTCAGCGCCCGTCCGAGCGAAGCGGAGACGCGCGGCGTCGCGCACCGCCTGTTCGGCGCCTGGGACGGCGCCGAACCCTGTTCCGCCGCCGACTGGGCCGCCCGGGCCAAGCGCGAGATCGAGGATGCCCACCTTGCCGGGCAAGTGCCGATCCTGGTCGGCGGGACCGGTCTATACATCCGCACTCTGCTCGACGGCATTGCTCCGGTGCCGCGGATCGACCCGGCCGTGCGGGCTGCGGTCCGGGCCCTGCCAGTCGCCGCGGCCTACGCCGCCCTGACCGCAGAAGACCCGCAGCGCGCCGCTGTGCTCAAGCCCGCCGACACTACCCGGGTCGCCCGCGCGCTCGAAGTGGTTCGCTCGACCGGCAAGCCCCTGGCGCACTGGCAACAGCAGCGGGTCGGCGGGATCGGCCCGGTGATCGACCTCCACCCGCTGGTCCTGCTGCCGCCGCGCGAATGGCTGTTCGAACGCTGCGACCGGCGCTTCGCGCTGATGCTCGAGAACGGTGCGGTGGAAGAAGTCGAGACATTGCTTGAACGCGATCTCCCCGCAGCCAGCCCCGTGATGCGGGCGATCGGCGTGCCTGAGATCGCCGGGATGCTGCGCGGCGAGTGGTCGCGCGAGGAGGCAGTGGCCCGTGGCCGGCAGACGACGCGCAACTACGCCAAGCGGCAATACACCTGGTTCCGCAACCAGCCATCGCAAGAATGGCCGCGCTGCCAATCGGAAAGATGCTCGATGGAGGCACATTTTGAAAGATTATTTGCATTTTAA
- the serB gene encoding phosphoserine phosphatase SerB: protein MLIARLIADPAGLETRLDAATRALEGEGLELSAAQMLDFCGDVLEMLLPGGDAEVLRRVIDEHFAPSDAIVLERAFAVPHLFVSDMDSTMIGQECIDELGDFAGLKPQIAAITERAMQGELDFESALRERVMLLRDLPEAAIVECLDTRIEPMAGARTLVETLKSRGCRTVLVTGGFHQFADPVAELLGFERVVGNRLATEGGKLTGGLEGAITDSSVKQRVLLEEAAEIGHDVVTLATGDGANDIPMLQAATYGVAFRAKPRARAAANGWVDRGDLTSILKLLGIDESEWVAR, encoded by the coding sequence GTGCTCATAGCCCGCCTGATAGCAGACCCGGCCGGACTGGAAACGCGCCTCGACGCGGCAACCCGCGCGCTCGAGGGAGAGGGGCTCGAACTGTCCGCCGCGCAGATGCTCGATTTCTGCGGCGACGTGCTCGAAATGCTGCTGCCGGGCGGCGATGCCGAAGTCTTGCGCCGGGTGATAGACGAGCATTTCGCTCCCTCCGACGCTATCGTGCTGGAGCGGGCGTTTGCCGTTCCGCACCTGTTCGTCTCGGACATGGATTCGACGATGATCGGGCAGGAATGCATCGATGAACTTGGGGATTTCGCCGGTCTCAAGCCGCAGATCGCGGCGATTACCGAGCGGGCGATGCAGGGCGAGCTCGATTTCGAGAGCGCGCTGCGCGAGCGAGTCATGCTGCTCCGCGATCTGCCCGAAGCGGCAATCGTCGAATGCCTCGACACCCGCATAGAGCCGATGGCCGGCGCGCGCACGCTGGTCGAAACGCTCAAGAGTCGAGGCTGCCGCACGGTGCTGGTCACCGGCGGGTTCCACCAGTTTGCCGATCCTGTAGCCGAACTGCTCGGATTCGAGCGCGTCGTCGGCAATCGCCTGGCGACCGAAGGCGGCAAGCTGACCGGCGGACTCGAAGGAGCGATCACCGACAGCTCGGTCAAGCAACGGGTCCTGCTCGAGGAGGCGGCCGAAATTGGACACGACGTGGTGACTCTCGCCACCGGCGACGGGGCGAACGACATCCCGATGCTGCAGGCTGCGACCTACGGGGTGGCTTTCCGGGCCAAGCCCAGGGCCCGGGCCGCCGCCAACGGGTGGGTCGATCGCGGCGACCTGACCTCGATTCTGAAATTGCTCGGCATCGACGAAAGCGAGTGGGTCGCGCGCTAG